A genomic window from Brevibacillus agri includes:
- the tycB gene encoding tyrocidine non-ribosomal peptide synthetase TycB, giving the protein MSVFSKEHVQDMYVLTPMQEGMLFHALLDQEQNSHLVQMSISLQGDLDVGLFTDSLRALVERYDVFRTLFLYEKLKQPLQVVLKERPIPIEFHDLSACDESEKQARYTAYKRADQEKTFHLAKDPLLRVAIFQMTRQDYQVIWSFHHILMDGWCFSLIFDDLLAIYLSLQNKTTPTLEPVQPYSRFIGWLEKQDKQAALAYWSDYLQQYEQKTALPKKEKLADTAFQPSQYRFRLNRALSKQLGTIASQHQVTVSTVIQTIWGILLQKYNATHDVLFGSVVSGRPTEIVGIDKMVGLFINTIPFRVQAQAGQTFSELLHEVHKKTLQSRPYEHVPLYDIQNRSDLKQELIDHLLVIENYPLVEALQQKAQAQQIGFTITDVEMFEPTNYDLTVMVLPKEEIAFRFDYNAALFAEEVVQKMAGHLQQIASCVATNPDVELRRIPMLTEAETAQLLAKRTETAADYPATTIHELFARQVEKTPEQVAVVCGDQHLTYRELDEKSNQLARFLRKKGIGADSLVGTMLDRSLEMIVGIIGVLKAGGAFVPIDPELPAERIAYMLTHSGVQLVVTQDHLLEKVTTPTEKLDIRASAIWEESRDHVESINQPHDLFYIIYTSGTTGKPKGVMLEHRNMANLLHFTFAKTNIAFQEKVLQYTTCSFDVCYQEIFSTLLAGGQLYLISNELRRHVEKLFAFIQEKQISILSLPVSFLKFIFNEQDYAQSFPRCVKHIITAGEQLVVTHELQKYLRDHRVFLHNHYGPSETHVVTTYTMDPRKEIPELPPIGKPISNTGIYILDEGLQLKPEGIVGELYISGANVGRGYLHQPELTAEKFLENPYQPGERMYRTGDLARWLPDGQLEFLGRIDHQVKIRGHRIELGEIESRLLNHPAIKEAVVIDRADETGGKFLCAYVVLQTEISDEDMRTYLARALPDYMIPSFFVKLARIPVTPNGKTDRRALPKPEGSALTGAEYIAPTTELEQKLVAIWEQILGVSPIGIQDHFFALGGHSLKAIQLISRIQKECKADVPLRVLFAQPTIQAIAAYVEGGEESAYHAIAQAEPQAYYPVSSAQKRMLILNQLDPGSTVYNLPVVLILDGTLDRERLERAISGLVSRHESLRTSFHTINGESVQRIHAECPLPIVCMKATEEQVNEAVLRFMRPFDLETAPLCRVGLVKLGESRHVLIIDLHHIIADGVSTQLLLHDFARLYQHEALPELRIQYKDFAVWEKARTQTSDYQKQENYWLQRFAGEIPVLNLPLDYPRPAVQSFAGERYLFRAEKQLLDRLQRVAKETGTTLYMVLLAAYHVLLAKYSGQEDMVIGTVTAGRAHPDTESVTGMFVNTLAMRNQSAPTKTFRQFLLEVKDNTLAAFEHGDYPFEELVEKLALTRNRSRNPLFDTLFLLQNMDAGLIELEGMTVTPYVPEGNMAKFDLSLEASENAAGLSFCFEFCTKLFKRETIERMSLHYLQILQAASENTEQKLAQVEMLTAHEKQELLVHFNDTATLSPAESTLSQLFEEQAHKTPEQTAIVFGDKRLTYRELNERANQLAHTLRKKGVQAEQSVGIMAQRSLEMAIGIIAILKAGGAYVPIDPDYPHERIAYMLEDCEARLILTQKGLDEKLAADVERLYLDEEKSYAPSAENLEPMHTAGDLAYIIYTSGTTGKPKGVMVEHRGIVNSVTWNRDEFALSVRDRGTLSLSFAFDAFALTFFTLIISGSTVVLMPDHEAKDPIALRNLIAAWECSYVVFVPSMFQAILECSTPADIRSIQAVMLGGEKLSPKLVHLCKEMHPQMLVVNAYGPTESSVIATYLRNTLPDKPITIGRPVANTSIYIVDQQHQLLPVGVVGEICIGGRGLARGYWKKPELTAEKFVANPAVPGERMYKTGDLGRWLADGTIDFTGRVDEQIKVRGYRIEVGEIEAVLLAYELTNEAIVVACQDDRGDSYLAAYVTGKAAIEEAELRAHLSRALPAYMVPAYLIQLDAFPLTPNGKVDRKALPKPEGKPATSAAYVAPATEVEAKLAAIWENVLGISGVGVLDHFFELGGHSLKAMSVVAQVHREFQTDLLLKQFFAAPTIRDLSRLIETGEHAGAAAIQPAEPQAFYPASSAQRRMYLLHQLEGAGISYNTPGIIMLEGKLDRAQLAKALQALVDRHDIWRTSFEMAGDELVQKIHDRVTVDLTYQTAEEQQIDELFHAFVRPFDLAVPPLLRMSLVKLADERHLLLYDMHHIAADAASVTIMFDELAELYQGKHLPELRIQYKDFAVWQKALDQSDAFRQHEAYWLHAFAGTITPVDVPTDFPRPAVKSFAGGQITLSMDQPLLDALRELAAKTNTTLFMVLLAAYNVLLAKYAGQDDIIVGTPISGRSRAELAPVVGMFVNTLAIRNRPTADKTFGQFLQEVKQNALDAYDHQDYPLESLVEKLGIPRDPGRNPLFDTMFILQSEELHEKTLDRLVYRPYESGSALAIAKFDLSFHLTERKADLLLRLEYSTKLFKRETVERMSRHFLQILRAVTARPKSKLQEIEMLTEAEKQMLLQAFNDTEREYRADQTIHQLFEEWAAKMPEQTALVFEEKRMSYRELNERANQLAAVLRAKGVGPSHIVALLVERSAEMVIATLAALKAGGAFLPVDPDYPEERIRYMLKDSQAKLVVTHAHLLHKVNSEAEIVNLDDPNHFASQKDNLPCTTKPSDLAYIIYTSGTTGKPKGVMLEHKGVANLQAVFANQLGVTPQDRAGHFASISFDASVWEMFIPLLSGATLYVLSRDIINDFRQFAAYVRHNAITILTLPPTYAVYLEPEQLPSLRILITAGSASSAALVEKWKEKVTYINAYGPTESTICATLWIADPDEPVETITIGKPIPNTKLYIVDDQLRLKAPGQIGELCIGGLSLARGYWNRPELTAEKFVDNPFAPGEKMYRTGDLARWLPDGNVEYVGRMDHQVKIRGHRVELGEVESVLLRYETVKEAAAITHEDDRGQAYLCAYYVAEGEATPAQLRDYMEKELPPYMVPAFFIQLEKMPLTPNDKIDRKALPKPSQEANRAEEYAAPQSELEQLLASIWADVLGIRQVGMKDNFFELGGDSIKAIQVSTRLNASGWTLAMKELFQYPTIEEVAAHVAPNSRESEQGVVEGEIGLTPIQKWFFERNFTDRHHWNQAVMLFRADGFDAGLVCQAFHKIVEHHDALRMIYKQEAGTIRQINRGLTDERFRFHFYDLQEQANCAARILELSDQIQSSIDLEQGPLVHLALFSTNAGDHLLIAIHHLVVDGVSWRILFEDFSSAYAQALHQQEIVLPKKTDSFKDWAAQLQAYADSDELLREAAYWHNLESTATAAALPTDFAAADRKQKHTRTLSFELTATQTENMLRHVHHAYHTEMNDLLLTALGLAIKDWAKTNCVLINLEGHGREDIQNEMNVTRTVGWFTSQYPVVLDMEKADDLSYQIKHIKESLRRVPKKGIGYEILRTMTTREVQPPLSFALRPEISFNYLGQFESDGKAGGYTFSPLGTGQLFSPESERVFLLDISGLIEDGKLRITVGYSSLQYKEETIASLADGYRNHLLGIMEHCMAKEEGEYTPSDLGDDDLSMEELENILELI; this is encoded by the coding sequence ATGAGTGTATTTAGCAAAGAACACGTCCAGGATATGTACGTTTTGACTCCGATGCAAGAGGGCATGTTGTTCCACGCCTTGCTCGACCAGGAGCAAAACTCGCATCTCGTACAGATGTCCATCTCGTTGCAGGGCGATCTTGACGTCGGGCTGTTTACCGACAGCCTGCGTGCGCTGGTAGAGAGGTACGATGTATTCCGCACGTTATTTCTTTACGAAAAGCTCAAGCAGCCGTTGCAGGTTGTGCTGAAGGAACGCCCCATTCCGATCGAATTCCACGATTTGTCTGCCTGCGACGAGTCCGAGAAGCAGGCCCGCTACACCGCGTACAAAAGAGCCGATCAGGAGAAGACGTTTCATCTGGCAAAAGACCCGTTGCTGAGGGTCGCCATTTTCCAAATGACCCGGCAAGACTACCAGGTCATCTGGAGCTTTCATCACATCTTGATGGACGGCTGGTGCTTCAGCCTTATTTTCGATGACTTGCTCGCCATCTATTTATCGTTGCAAAACAAGACCACACCTACCCTGGAGCCGGTACAGCCGTACAGTCGCTTCATCGGCTGGCTGGAAAAACAGGATAAACAGGCCGCGCTCGCCTATTGGAGCGACTACTTGCAGCAATATGAGCAGAAGACCGCTTTGCCGAAAAAAGAAAAGCTCGCTGACACGGCTTTTCAGCCAAGCCAATACCGCTTTCGTCTGAACCGCGCCTTGAGCAAACAGCTCGGGACAATCGCCAGTCAACATCAGGTGACGGTTTCGACGGTGATTCAAACGATCTGGGGGATTCTCCTGCAAAAGTACAACGCGACCCATGACGTGCTGTTCGGCTCCGTCGTCTCCGGACGCCCGACAGAGATCGTCGGCATCGACAAAATGGTTGGCTTGTTCATCAACACGATCCCGTTTCGCGTGCAGGCGCAGGCGGGCCAGACGTTTTCCGAGCTGCTGCACGAGGTGCACAAAAAGACGTTGCAATCCCGGCCGTACGAGCACGTACCTTTGTACGACATTCAAAACCGGTCGGACTTGAAGCAGGAGCTGATCGACCACCTGCTGGTCATTGAAAACTATCCGCTGGTAGAGGCGTTGCAGCAAAAGGCCCAGGCCCAGCAAATCGGCTTCACCATTACCGACGTCGAAATGTTCGAGCCTACCAATTACGACTTGACCGTCATGGTGTTGCCCAAGGAAGAGATCGCCTTCCGCTTTGACTACAATGCGGCGCTGTTTGCGGAAGAGGTCGTGCAAAAAATGGCCGGGCACCTCCAGCAGATCGCGTCTTGCGTGGCAACCAATCCGGATGTCGAGCTTCGCCGGATTCCGATGCTGACAGAAGCAGAAACGGCTCAGTTGCTGGCTAAACGCACGGAAACGGCGGCTGACTATCCGGCGACCACCATTCACGAGCTGTTCGCGCGGCAGGTGGAAAAAACGCCTGAGCAAGTCGCGGTTGTTTGCGGCGATCAGCACCTGACGTATCGGGAGCTGGATGAAAAGTCCAACCAGCTCGCCCGTTTTTTGCGCAAAAAAGGCATCGGCGCTGACAGCCTTGTCGGCACGATGCTGGATCGCTCGCTGGAAATGATCGTCGGCATCATCGGCGTTTTGAAAGCAGGCGGGGCTTTTGTGCCGATTGACCCGGAGCTGCCTGCGGAACGAATTGCCTACATGCTCACGCATAGCGGCGTGCAATTGGTCGTGACCCAAGATCATTTGCTGGAAAAAGTGACGACTCCGACGGAAAAACTGGACATCCGCGCCTCCGCGATCTGGGAAGAGAGCCGCGACCATGTCGAGTCGATCAACCAGCCGCATGACTTGTTTTACATCATCTATACGTCCGGCACGACGGGCAAACCGAAAGGCGTCATGCTCGAGCATCGGAACATGGCGAACCTGCTGCACTTTACGTTTGCCAAAACCAACATCGCTTTTCAGGAAAAAGTGTTGCAGTACACGACATGCAGTTTTGATGTTTGCTACCAGGAAATTTTCTCCACGCTGTTAGCGGGAGGGCAGCTTTACCTCATTTCAAACGAGCTGAGACGGCATGTGGAAAAACTGTTTGCGTTCATCCAGGAAAAGCAGATCAGCATTTTGTCTTTGCCCGTGTCCTTTTTGAAGTTTATTTTCAACGAACAAGACTACGCGCAAAGCTTCCCGCGTTGTGTCAAACATATCATCACCGCCGGGGAACAGCTCGTCGTCACGCACGAGTTGCAAAAGTACCTGCGCGATCATCGCGTATTTTTGCACAATCACTACGGACCGTCGGAAACGCATGTCGTGACGACATACACGATGGACCCGCGCAAGGAAATACCCGAGCTGCCTCCGATCGGCAAGCCGATCAGCAATACGGGCATTTACATTTTGGATGAAGGGCTGCAGTTGAAGCCGGAGGGGATCGTCGGGGAGCTGTACATTTCCGGCGCAAACGTCGGGAGAGGCTATTTGCACCAGCCGGAGCTGACGGCGGAGAAGTTTCTCGAAAACCCGTACCAGCCAGGCGAACGAATGTATCGAACGGGTGACCTCGCCCGTTGGCTGCCTGATGGACAGCTCGAATTTTTGGGCCGAATCGACCACCAGGTCAAAATCAGAGGGCATCGCATCGAGCTGGGAGAGATCGAATCGCGCCTGCTCAACCATCCGGCCATCAAGGAAGCCGTAGTCATCGACAGAGCAGATGAGACAGGCGGCAAGTTTTTGTGCGCCTATGTCGTCCTGCAAACAGAAATCAGCGACGAAGACATGCGCACCTATTTGGCGCGTGCGCTACCGGACTACATGATCCCGTCCTTTTTCGTGAAGCTTGCGCGGATTCCGGTCACGCCGAACGGAAAAACAGACAGGAGAGCGTTGCCAAAGCCAGAGGGGAGTGCCTTGACGGGCGCGGAATACATCGCCCCGACAACCGAGCTGGAGCAAAAGCTGGTCGCGATCTGGGAGCAAATTCTCGGCGTGTCGCCAATCGGGATTCAGGATCACTTTTTTGCGCTGGGCGGCCATTCGTTAAAAGCGATTCAGCTTATTTCCCGCATCCAGAAGGAATGCAAGGCAGACGTTCCGCTGCGCGTACTGTTTGCGCAACCGACGATTCAAGCGATCGCAGCGTATGTGGAAGGCGGGGAGGAAAGCGCGTATCACGCCATTGCGCAGGCCGAGCCGCAAGCGTACTATCCCGTCTCGTCTGCGCAAAAACGGATGCTCATTTTAAACCAGCTCGACCCGGGCAGCACGGTTTACAACCTGCCTGTCGTGCTGATTCTCGACGGAACACTCGACAGGGAGCGGCTGGAGCGCGCCATTTCCGGACTGGTGTCGCGCCATGAATCGCTGCGCACCTCGTTTCACACGATCAACGGCGAGTCGGTTCAGCGCATTCACGCCGAATGCCCGTTGCCGATTGTTTGCATGAAAGCTACGGAGGAGCAAGTAAACGAAGCCGTTCTCCGGTTCATGCGTCCGTTCGATTTGGAAACGGCTCCGCTCTGCCGGGTGGGGCTGGTGAAGCTCGGCGAGAGCCGTCATGTGTTGATAATCGATCTGCACCACATCATCGCAGACGGGGTGTCCACGCAGCTTCTCCTGCATGACTTTGCCCGTCTGTATCAACACGAAGCTTTGCCCGAGCTGCGCATTCAGTATAAAGACTTCGCCGTTTGGGAAAAAGCGCGGACGCAAACGAGTGATTACCAAAAACAGGAAAATTATTGGCTCCAGCGCTTTGCAGGCGAAATTCCGGTCTTGAACCTGCCGTTGGACTACCCGCGGCCGGCTGTTCAAAGCTTTGCGGGCGAACGTTATTTGTTCCGCGCCGAAAAACAACTGCTGGATCGTTTGCAGCGCGTAGCCAAAGAGACTGGCACGACCTTGTACATGGTGCTTTTGGCCGCTTATCACGTGCTTTTGGCCAAATACTCCGGGCAGGAAGACATGGTGATCGGCACCGTGACGGCCGGCAGAGCGCACCCGGATACAGAGAGCGTCACGGGGATGTTCGTCAATACGCTGGCGATGAGAAATCAGTCCGCGCCCACAAAAACGTTCCGGCAATTTTTGCTGGAAGTAAAAGACAATACGCTCGCGGCTTTTGAGCACGGGGACTATCCGTTCGAAGAGCTCGTCGAAAAGCTGGCGCTCACGCGAAACAGAAGCCGGAACCCGTTGTTCGACACCTTGTTCCTTTTGCAAAACATGGATGCCGGCTTGATCGAGCTGGAAGGGATGACCGTGACTCCTTACGTGCCAGAGGGGAACATGGCCAAGTTCGATTTGTCGCTGGAAGCGAGCGAAAACGCAGCGGGCCTTTCCTTCTGCTTCGAATTTTGCACCAAGCTGTTCAAGCGCGAGACGATCGAGCGCATGTCGCTGCATTACTTGCAAATTTTGCAGGCCGCAAGCGAAAACACGGAGCAAAAGCTGGCGCAAGTCGAAATGCTGACCGCGCACGAGAAGCAGGAACTGCTGGTTCATTTCAACGACACGGCTACGCTGTCTCCAGCCGAAAGCACGCTTTCGCAGTTGTTTGAAGAACAGGCGCACAAAACGCCGGAGCAGACCGCCATCGTTTTCGGCGACAAGCGGCTGACGTACCGCGAACTGAACGAGCGGGCCAACCAGCTCGCGCACACTTTGCGGAAAAAAGGCGTGCAGGCTGAGCAAAGCGTAGGAATCATGGCGCAACGATCTTTGGAAATGGCAATCGGAATCATCGCCATTCTCAAAGCGGGCGGAGCGTATGTGCCGATCGACCCGGACTATCCGCACGAGCGGATTGCTTACATGCTGGAAGATTGCGAAGCCCGGTTGATCCTGACGCAAAAGGGGCTGGACGAAAAGCTTGCGGCAGACGTGGAACGCCTGTATTTGGATGAGGAAAAGAGCTATGCGCCCTCTGCGGAAAACTTGGAACCGATGCATACGGCGGGCGACCTCGCTTACATCATCTACACATCCGGTACGACAGGCAAGCCAAAAGGCGTCATGGTCGAGCATCGGGGAATCGTCAACAGCGTGACGTGGAACCGAGACGAGTTTGCCCTATCTGTCCGGGACAGAGGGACGCTGTCGCTTTCCTTCGCCTTTGATGCCTTTGCCCTAACCTTTTTTACATTGATAATATCCGGCTCCACCGTCGTCCTGATGCCCGATCATGAGGCGAAAGATCCGATTGCGCTGCGAAACCTGATTGCCGCCTGGGAATGCAGCTACGTGGTGTTTGTGCCCAGCATGTTCCAGGCGATATTGGAGTGCAGCACTCCGGCGGACATCCGCTCGATCCAGGCGGTCATGCTCGGGGGCGAAAAGCTGTCGCCGAAGCTGGTTCACCTGTGCAAAGAGATGCATCCGCAAATGCTTGTCGTCAATGCATACGGACCGACGGAAAGCAGCGTCATCGCCACCTACTTGCGCAATACGCTGCCGGATAAGCCAATCACCATCGGGCGTCCGGTTGCCAACACGAGCATCTACATCGTGGACCAACAGCATCAACTGTTGCCTGTCGGGGTGGTCGGAGAAATTTGCATCGGCGGCCGCGGCTTGGCGCGGGGCTATTGGAAAAAGCCGGAGCTTACAGCGGAGAAGTTTGTTGCGAATCCGGCTGTTCCGGGAGAGCGCATGTACAAGACTGGCGATCTCGGACGATGGCTTGCGGACGGAACGATTGATTTCACTGGACGCGTCGATGAGCAGATCAAAGTGAGAGGATACCGGATTGAGGTCGGAGAGATCGAAGCGGTTCTGCTCGCTTATGAACTGACGAATGAAGCCATCGTCGTCGCCTGCCAGGACGATCGCGGCGATTCCTATCTGGCGGCGTATGTCACGGGAAAAGCGGCGATAGAGGAAGCCGAGTTGCGCGCGCATCTCTCCAGGGCGCTTCCGGCCTACATGGTGCCAGCCTATCTCATCCAGTTGGATGCTTTTCCGCTCACGCCAAACGGCAAAGTAGACCGCAAAGCATTGCCCAAGCCGGAAGGAAAGCCAGCGACAAGCGCCGCGTATGTCGCACCTGCTACGGAAGTGGAGGCGAAGCTGGCCGCGATCTGGGAGAACGTGCTCGGCATTTCCGGCGTCGGGGTTTTGGACCACTTTTTTGAGCTGGGCGGCCATTCTTTGAAAGCGATGAGCGTGGTGGCGCAGGTGCATCGGGAGTTTCAAACGGATCTGTTGCTGAAGCAGTTTTTTGCAGCGCCGACTATCCGCGACTTGTCCCGTTTGATCGAAACCGGCGAACACGCAGGCGCAGCCGCGATTCAGCCAGCGGAGCCGCAAGCTTTCTATCCGGCGTCCTCTGCCCAGCGGCGAATGTACCTGCTGCACCAGCTCGAAGGCGCCGGAATCAGCTACAATACGCCGGGCATCATCATGCTGGAAGGCAAGCTGGATCGTGCGCAACTGGCGAAGGCGCTGCAAGCGTTGGTCGATCGCCACGACATTTGGCGAACGTCATTCGAGATGGCCGGAGACGAGCTGGTGCAGAAAATTCACGACCGCGTGACCGTGGACTTGACGTACCAGACCGCAGAGGAACAGCAGATTGACGAGCTTTTCCACGCATTCGTCCGTCCTTTCGATCTGGCTGTGCCGCCGCTTTTGCGCATGAGTCTGGTGAAGCTCGCGGATGAGCGCCATCTTCTTTTGTACGACATGCATCATATCGCGGCGGATGCGGCATCGGTCACGATCATGTTCGATGAACTGGCCGAATTGTACCAGGGAAAACATTTGCCGGAGTTGCGCATTCAGTACAAAGATTTTGCGGTCTGGCAAAAAGCGCTCGATCAGTCGGATGCCTTTAGGCAGCATGAGGCGTACTGGCTGCACGCGTTCGCCGGAACCATCACCCCTGTCGATGTACCGACAGATTTTCCGCGCCCGGCCGTGAAAAGCTTTGCCGGAGGGCAAATCACCCTGTCCATGGACCAGCCGTTGCTGGATGCATTGCGCGAACTGGCTGCGAAAACGAACACGACGCTGTTCATGGTTTTGCTCGCCGCCTACAACGTGCTGCTCGCAAAATACGCCGGGCAGGACGACATTATCGTAGGCACGCCGATTTCCGGCAGATCGCGCGCCGAGCTTGCGCCAGTCGTCGGCATGTTCGTCAATACGCTGGCGATCCGCAACAGGCCGACAGCAGACAAGACCTTCGGGCAGTTTTTGCAGGAAGTCAAACAAAATGCTCTCGATGCTTACGACCACCAGGATTACCCGTTGGAAAGCCTTGTGGAAAAGCTCGGTATTCCGCGCGACCCGGGGCGCAATCCGCTGTTTGACACCATGTTCATTTTGCAAAGCGAGGAACTGCACGAAAAAACGCTGGATCGCCTGGTCTATCGCCCTTATGAATCCGGCAGCGCGCTCGCCATCGCGAAATTCGACTTGTCTTTCCATCTGACAGAGCGAAAAGCCGATCTGCTGTTGCGACTGGAATACAGCACCAAGCTGTTCAAACGAGAGACGGTAGAGCGCATGTCCCGGCACTTCCTGCAAATTTTGCGAGCGGTCACGGCCCGTCCAAAGAGCAAGCTGCAAGAGATCGAGATGCTGACCGAAGCAGAAAAGCAAATGTTGCTGCAAGCGTTCAATGATACGGAGAGGGAGTACCGGGCAGATCAAACCATCCACCAGCTCTTTGAAGAATGGGCGGCCAAAATGCCCGAGCAAACGGCGCTCGTGTTCGAAGAGAAGCGAATGTCGTACCGGGAGTTGAACGAACGGGCGAACCAGCTCGCAGCCGTTTTGCGCGCAAAAGGAGTGGGGCCGTCGCACATCGTCGCCTTGCTGGTAGAGCGCTCCGCCGAGATGGTCATCGCCACGCTTGCCGCGTTAAAAGCGGGCGGCGCCTTTTTACCCGTCGATCCTGATTATCCAGAAGAGCGCATCCGTTACATGCTAAAGGACAGTCAGGCAAAACTCGTGGTGACGCATGCGCACTTGCTCCACAAGGTGAACAGCGAGGCCGAGATTGTCAATTTGGACGATCCCAACCATTTTGCGTCACAGAAAGACAATCTGCCTTGCACAACCAAGCCGTCTGACCTGGCTTATATCATCTACACGTCCGGTACGACGGGCAAGCCAAAAGGCGTCATGCTGGAGCACAAAGGGGTAGCGAATCTGCAAGCGGTATTTGCCAACCAGCTTGGCGTTACACCGCAAGACCGGGCGGGGCATTTTGCCAGCATCTCGTTCGACGCCTCGGTGTGGGAAATGTTTATCCCTTTGCTGTCGGGAGCGACCTTGTACGTCTTGTCCCGCGACATCATTAACGATTTTCGGCAGTTTGCCGCATACGTTCGCCACAACGCGATCACCATTCTCACCTTGCCGCCGACGTATGCCGTGTACCTGGAACCGGAGCAGTTGCCGTCGCTACGCATCCTGATTACAGCCGGATCGGCTTCCTCTGCCGCGCTGGTGGAGAAGTGGAAAGAAAAGGTGACCTACATCAACGCATACGGCCCAACCGAAAGCACCATTTGCGCGACGCTCTGGATCGCCGACCCGGATGAACCCGTCGAGACGATCACCATTGGCAAGCCGATTCCAAACACGAAGCTGTACATTGTGGATGACCAGTTGCGTCTGAAAGCGCCCGGCCAGATCGGGGAATTGTGCATCGGCGGCTTGTCGCTGGCCAGAGGCTATTGGAATCGTCCCGAGCTGACTGCCGAGAAGTTCGTCGACAATCCGTTTGCACCGGGAGAGAAAATGTACCGCACAGGCGACCTGGCACGATGGCTCCCGGACGGAAACGTCGAGTACGTGGGCCGAATGGATCACCAGGTGAAGATTCGTGGGCATCGGGTAGAGCTGGGCGAAGTGGAAAGCGTGCTGCTGCGGTATGAAACGGTCAAAGAGGCAGCCGCCATCACCCATGAGGACGACCGCGGCCAAGCTTATTTGTGCGCCTACTACGTGGCGGAAGGAGAAGCCACGCCCGCGCAGCTTCGGGACTATATGGAAAAAGAGCTGCCTCCTTACATGGTTCCCGCCTTCTTCATCCAACTGGAGAAGATGCCGCTGACCCCCAATGACAAAATTGACCGGAAAGCACTGCCGAAGCCAAGCCAGGAAGCGAATCGCGCCGAGGAATACGCGGCACCGCAAAGCGAGCTGGAGCAATTGCTGGCTTCCATCTGGGCAGATGTCTTGGGCATCAGGCAGGTCGGAATGAAAGACAACTTTTTTGAACTGGGCGGCGATTCCATCAAAGCGATCCAGGTGTCCACTCGCCTCAATGCGTCAGGCTGGACGCTTGCGATGAAAGAGCTGTTCCAATACCCGACGATCGAAGAAGTCGCAGCCCACGTCGCCCCGAACAGCAGAGAGAGCGAGCAGGGCGTCGTAGAAGGCGAGATTGGCTTGACGCCGATCCAGAAATGGTTCTTCGAGCGCAATTTCACGGATCGCCACCATTGGAATCAGGCTGTCATGCTGTTCCGCGCGGACGGCTTTGACGCAGGACTGGTTTGCCAGGCGTTCCATAAAATCGTCGAGCATCACGACGCGCTGCGCATGATTTACAAGCAGGAAGCCGGAACGATCAGGCAAATCAACCGCGGATTGACTGATGAGCGCTTCCGCTTTCATTTCTATGATCTGCAGGAGCAGGCCAATTGCGCGGCCCGCATCCTGGAACTGTCCGATCAGATCCAAAGCAGTATAGATCTGGAACAAGGACCGCTCGTCCATCTCGCGCTTTTCTCGACAAACGCAGGAGATCATTTGCTGATTGCGATTCACCATCTCGTCGTCGATGGCGTCTCCTGGCGCATTTTGTTTGAAGATTTTTCATCGGCCTACGCGCAGGCTCTCCATCAGCAGGAGATCGTCTTGCCGAAAAAGACGGATTCGTTCAAAGACTGGGCGGCCCAATTGCAAGCGTACGCGGACAGTGACGAGCTGTTGCGGGAAGCGGCGTATTGGCACAACCTGGAGAGCACGGCCACGGCTGCCGCGCTGCCAACTGACTTCGCCGCCGCAGATCGCAAGCAAAAACATACGCGCACGCTCTCGTTTGAGCTGACAGCGACCCAGACGGAAAACATGCTGCGCCACGTTCATCACGCCTATCACACGGAGATGAATGACCTGCTCTTGACAGCGTTGGGCTTGGCTATCAAAGACTGGGCGAAGACGAACTGCGTGCTCATCAATCTGGAAGGCCATGGCCGCGAAGACATCCAGAACGAGATGAACGTCACGCGAACAGTCGGTTGGTTCACTTCGCAATACCCGGTCGTGCTCGACATGGAAAAGGCCGATGACTTGTCGTACCAGATCAAGCACATCAAAGAAAGCTTGCGCCGGGTTCCGAAAAAAGGAATTGGCTACGAAATTTTGCGCACGATGACGACACGCGAGGTACAGCCGCCACTGTCGTTTGCGCTGCGGCCGGAAATCAGCTTTAACTATCTCGGCCAATTCGAGTCGGACGGGAAGGCTGGCGGATACACATTCTCGCCGCTCGGAACAGGTCAGCTATTCAGCCCGGAATCGGAAAGAGTGTTCCTATTGGACATTTCCGGCTTGATTGAAGATGGAAAGCTGCGGATCACCGTGGGCTACAGCAGCCTCCAGTACAAGGAAGAGACGATTGCCAGCCTGGCAGACGGCTATCGGAATCACTTGCTCGGCATCATGGAGCATTGCATGGCAAAAGAGGAAGGCGAGTACACCCCGAGCGACCTGGGGGACGACGATCTTTCCATGGAGGAGTTGGAGAACATCCTGGAACTGATTTGA